A stretch of Chelmon rostratus isolate fCheRos1 chromosome 18, fCheRos1.pri, whole genome shotgun sequence DNA encodes these proteins:
- the id2b gene encoding DNA-binding protein inhibitor ID-2b, with amino-acid sequence MSVQLSPQRLYKKPFLRWSVCPVLSPPTGAMRTGSPVLSAGRSRRSRRSLRCPLRGFSRSFFPYKNPAAAEDSPQVPVLLLQDMSLCYRLLRQLVPGLPPGRAASRMEILQRVIDYILDLQTELDASCPAGEPPESAGPNKHTCQSIESTETDSEVEEGRTLQH; translated from the exons ATGAGCGTCCAGCTGAGCCCTCAGCGGCTCTATAAGAAGCCCTT CCTCCGCTGGTCTGTCTGTCCGGTTCTCTCACCGCCGACAGGAGCCATGAGAACCGGCAGCCCGGTGCTGTCTGCgggcaggagcaggaggagccgCCGGAGCCTCCGCTGCCCTCTGCGGGGCTTCTCCCGGAGCTTCTTCCCGTACAAGAATCCGGCGGCGGCGGAAGACTCCCCGCAGGTCCCGGTGCTCCTGCTGCAGGACATGAGCCTGTGCTACCGGCTGCTGAGGCAGCTGGTGCCGGGTCTGCCGCCCGGACGGGCCGCCAGCAGGATGGAGATCCTGCAGCGCGTCATCGACTACATCCTGGACCTGCAGACCGAGCTGGACGCGTCCTGTCCGGCCGGTGAGCCTCCAGAGAGCGCCGGTcccaacaaacacacctgccaG TCCATCGAGTCCACAGAAACAGACTCTGAGGTCGAGGAGGGCCGgacactgcagcactga